Proteins encoded within one genomic window of Hevea brasiliensis isolate MT/VB/25A 57/8 chromosome 8, ASM3005281v1, whole genome shotgun sequence:
- the LOC110653581 gene encoding probable zinc metalloprotease EGY2, chloroplastic: protein MSILATFRGNFSPLSSLSSQYSSCSHFELRSRPFLACSVVSRRKKRCRFRDFKLYHVSRFHGKRGIVCRVTETQTEPDSNNDKEKEEHEGGEATSTTDSIGQSNSQPDSQPTVVNQINNNDGVTNAEGGTQDPDALEVASGSPLPGVKPQQLDESIRIPKGTIDILKDQVFGFDTFFVTSEEPYEGGVLFKGNLRGQAAKSYEKIANRMQNKFGDEYKLFLLVNPEDDKPVAVVVPRKTLQPETTAVPEWFAAGAFGVVTVFTLLLRNVPALQSNLLSTFDNLELLKNGLPGALVSALILGVHELSHILVAKRSDVKLGVPYFVPSWQIGSFGAITRILSIVSKREDLLKVAAAGPIAGFTVGFVLFLLGFILPPSDGVGLVVDASVFHESFLAGGIAKLLLGDVLKEGTPISVNPLVVWAWAGLLINAINSIPAGELDGGRISFAIWGRKASARFTAVSIVLLGLSSLFNDVAFYWVFLIFFLQRGPIAPLAEEITDPDEKYVALGVLVLLLGLLVCLPYPFPFTDEVVTNF, encoded by the exons ATGAGTATTTTAGCTACTTTTCGTGGGAATTTTAGTCCATTGTCGTCTTTGTCATCACAGTACAGCTCTTGCTCTCATTTCGAGCTTCGTTCGCGGCCATTCTTAGCTTGTTCGGTTGTTTCTCGGCGGAAGAAACGGTGTCGTTTCAGGGATTTCAAGTTGTACCATGTTTCAAG GTTTCATGGAAAGAGAGGGATTGTTTGTAGAGTTACAGAGACGCAAACTGAACCAGATAGCAATAATGATAAG GAAAAAGAAGAACATGAAGGAGGAGAGGCAACATCTACTACAGACTCCATAGGGCAATCCAATTCCCAGCCTGACTCTCAGCCTACGGTTGTAAATCAAATAAACAATAATGATGGGGTAACTAATGCTGAAGGTGGCACCCAG GATCCTGATGCTTTAGAAGTTGCTAGTGGTTCTCCTCTTCCAGGTGTGAAG CCCCAGCAACTGGATGAATCAATAAGGATTCCTAAAGGAACAATTGATATTCTTAAGGACCAAGTATTTGGCTTTGATACTTTTTTTGTGACAAGCGAGGAGCCATATGAG GGTGGGGTCTTGTTTAAAGGAAACCTGAGAGGACAGGCTGCAAAAAGCTATGAGAAGATAGCAAACAGGATGCAG AATAAATTTGGGGATGAATATAAACTTTTCCTTCTAGTTAATCCAGAGGATGATAAACCAGTGGCAGTTGTTGTTCCAAGAAAGACCCTACAGCCTGAAACAACAG CAGTCCCAGAGTGGTTTGCTGCTGGGGCTTTTGGAGTTGTTACAGTTTTCACATTACTTCTCCGAAATGTTCCTGCATTACAATCCAACTTATT ATCAACTTTTGACAATCTCGAGTTGCTAAAGAATGGCCTGCCAGGAGCCCTTGTGAGTGCACTTATTTTGGGAGTACATGAACTCAGCCACATATTAGTTGCAAAAAGAAGTGATGTTAAGCTGGGGGTGCCATATTTTGTTCCAAGTTGGCAG ATAGGCTCCTTTGGTGCTATTACAAGGATACTAAGTATTGTGTCCAAACGTGAAGATCTTCTGAAGGTTGCAGCAGCGGGACCTATAGCTGGGTTCACTGTGGGCTTTGTTCTTTTTCTTTTAGGATTCATCTTACCACCTAGTGATGGTGTTGGTCTTGTTGTTGATGCTTCTGTCTTTCACGAGTCATTTCTTGCTGGGGGTATTG CTAAACTTCTTCTGGGTGATGTACTCAAGGAAGGTACTCCCATATCTGTTAACCCGCTTGTGGTATGGGCTTGGGCTGGACTGCTTATTAATGCCATCAATAGCATCCCTGCAGGAGAGCTTGATGGAGGGAGGATTTCTTTTGCCATATGGGGAAGAAAG GCTTCAGCTCGCTTCACAGCTGTCTCAATTGTCCTGCTCGGTCTATCCTCACTGTTTAATGATGTGGCATTTTATTGGGTATTTTTGATATTCTTCTTACAAAGAGGGCCAATTGCTCCACTCGCTGAGGAAATCACTGATCCTGATGAAAAGTATGTTGCCCTTGGAGTTTTGGTTTTGCTCTTAGGATTGCTGGTATGTTTGCCATACCCTTTTCCTTTTACAGATGAAGTCGTTACAAATTTCTAG